Part of the Catalinimonas alkaloidigena genome is shown below.
TACTGCCTGGCAGGCAGAACTCAGAGATGAGCGGGCACCCGAATTCCGCTCTGCCGAGCCTATTGAAACCGAGCGTGGGGCAGGCTGGATGGCAGGAGCAGGAGTTCGCTACTACCTCAAAAATCTGGGGCTGGGGGCACAGTGGAATTATTACAATGCTCAGGCCTCATTCCTGGCGGGCGCCGATGAACTGGTAGAGGTAGCAGTGGGTAGCGCCCAGCTACAACTCACCCTGAGCTACCGCTTCCGCCTCAGCGACCCTATTCAATGTCCTACTTTCCGTTAATCTAAATCCTTATGAAAATGTCTTATCTAAAACTATCCGTCATCCTTACTATCAGTATATCCTTTGTATTTCTGGCCTGTCAGCGAGAAGAAAATGACTTTGACCGGCAGGTAAACGCAGCAGCCATTAATGATTTTCTGGATACCATTCCCACTTTTGAGCCCCCTCCTCCGGCCTCGCTCATTACTGGCGAGATAAGCTACTCCGAAGACCAGACTTCCGACAATCTGGATGTACTTTGCGAAAAGCAGGAGTTTGAGGAAACCTTTGTGCTGGACAATCTAACCCTCAATGCTTTTAATAATAAAACTGCTACCAATACCGCAGCTCTTTATCCGGGAGCGATTATCCACCTCAAAGACCTGAATGATATTGGAGACCTGAATACCATCGGTAGTTTTGAACGCGAGCCAATACAAATCAACAGTACACTGGGAGACTTCAGAGAGGTAGAGGATCCTTCCAGCCGGGGTAATGTAGATAAGATGATCAAAGAGATAGAAAATCAGGGAGAAGACTTTGCTGCCAATATCAGCGCGGAGATTGTAGAAGCCTATTCGCTGGAGCAGGCCATGTACCGCCTAGGCATAGATGCCAGTTACCTGGGGAATTCTGCCAGTGCTGATTTGAGTCTGGAAACCTCGGTAGAGAAGAAAAGTGTGTTCATCAAGTTCTTTCAGGTGTATCATACAGTTTCTATCACCCGTCCTACCAAAGCGGCTGATTTCTTCGGGTCTTCGGTAAACAAAGAAGACCTGGAATCCATTACCGGTCCTGACAAGCCGCTGGGCTATATTGAAGAAGTAGCCTATGGCAGAGTGCTGGTGGGCAACTTCACCTATACCGGTACAGAAATCAAATCT
Proteins encoded:
- a CDS encoding thiol-activated cytolysin family protein, with product MSYLKLSVILTISISFVFLACQREENDFDRQVNAAAINDFLDTIPTFEPPPPASLITGEISYSEDQTSDNLDVLCEKQEFEETFVLDNLTLNAFNNKTATNTAALYPGAIIHLKDLNDIGDLNTIGSFEREPIQINSTLGDFREVEDPSSRGNVDKMIKEIENQGEDFAANISAEIVEAYSLEQAMYRLGIDASYLGNSASADLSLETSVEKKSVFIKFFQVYHTVSITRPTKAADFFGSSVNKEDLESITGPDKPLGYIEEVAYGRVLVGNFTYTGTEIKSSADLKVTVERGVGSGGVSFSAEDSKLLQNSTFKVAILGGDAQEASKIFGNGVNAIENAWNFLAEGGKDRSLGVPVQYKVRYLANNQLFALGGSTGFQAPYCDILNNHVTITKIKLTKFPPNNPDGKKWDWGAFPAGNREPDVYPVISRRVGSSWKQEGNWEDETSYQLSSSDLPKDYGVSFPVGKSQLRNAFSLELYDNDSGELKGQQLMGRINYGFSNYLRTISNPKPENPYPSSITIQSNTGYSAVLSLKWEARGN